Proteins from a single region of Apium graveolens cultivar Ventura chromosome 7, ASM990537v1, whole genome shotgun sequence:
- the LOC141674925 gene encoding uncharacterized protein LOC141674925 codes for MAKDQYLKVEFESLSMKDSENLDNFCMKLNGLVANIRALGETIGEEYVLKKLLRAVPTKFLQIASAIKQFGELGMMSVEEVIGSLKAHEERLSGQECSREEQQLLLMDDEWSKRENNSGKLLITHEKWLKKSNRGGS; via the coding sequence ATGGCTAAGGATCAATATCTTAAAGTTGAGTTTGAGTCCTTAAGCATGAAGGATTCGGAGAATTTAGACAATTTCTGCATGAAATTGAATGGCCTGGTTGCAAACATCAGGGCACTTGGAGAGACAATTGGAGAGGAGTATGTTTTGAAAAAACTGCTCAGGGCGGTTCCAACCAAGTTTCTACAAATTGCTTCAGCCATTAAACAATTTGGAGAACTAGGAATGATGTCTGTTGAGGAAGTAATTGGCTCTCTAAAGGCACATGAGGAACGGTTATCTGGACAGGAATGTAGCAGAGAAGAACAACAACTCTTATTGATGGATGATGAATGGTCAAAACGTGAAAATAATAGTGGAAAACTCTTGATTACACACGAAAAATGGCTGAAGAAATCAAATCGGGGAGGGTCATAG